The Meiothermus sp. genome segment CAGATGCGACCCTCGTCGGGGGCGTTGGGGGCCCCTTCGTACATGAGGGTGGTGGCCCCGTTTTGCAAGAGCCCGTACACCACATAGCTGTGGCCGGTAATCCAGCCCACGTCGGCGGTGCAGAAGTAGGTGTCGGTATCCTTGAGGTCGAATATGTACTGGGCGGTCAGGTAGGTGTAGACCGAGTAGCCGCCGGTGGTGTGCAACACCCCCTTGGGCTTACCGGTAGAACCCGAGGTGTAGAGGATAAAAAGTGGGTCTTCGGCGTCCATGGGCTCAGGCGGGCAGTCGGGGGAAGCATTGACCATAAGCTCGTGATACCAGTGGTCGCGGCCCGGCTCCATGTGTACCTCGTTTCCGCAGCGCTTGACAACCACCACATTCTCGATGGACTTGGCGTCCGCCAGGGCTTCGTCGCTGTTGGCCTTGAGGGGCACCACACTCCCGCGCCGCCAGCCGCCATCGGCGGTGATGAGCACCTTGGCCTGGGCATCGTTGATGCGGTCAGCCAGCGCCGAAGCCGAAAAACCGCCAAACACCACCGAGTGCACCGCGCCGATGCGCGCACAAGCCAGCATGGCAATGGCGGCCTCGGCAATCATGGGTAAGTAGATGGTGACGCGGTCACCCTTCTTGACGCCGAGCCCCTTGAGCACGTTGGCAAACTTACTTACCTCGCGGTGGAGTTGCTGGTAGGTTAGGGTGCGTGCGTCGCCCGGCTCTCCCTCGAAGATGATGGCGGCCTTGTTGCCGCGGGTGGCCAGGTGCCGATCCAGGCAGTTGTAGGAGAGGTTGAGCTGGCCGCCAATGAACCACTTGGCGTTGGGGGGGTTCCACTCGAGCACCTTGTCCCAGGGTTTGAACCAGTGTAGCTCCGAGGCCACCCGGCTCCAGAACTGCTCGGGCTGCTCGAGGCTCTCGCGGTAGAGGGCCTCGTAGTCCTCGAGACGGCGGAGCCGGGCCGACTGCCGGAAGGCTTCAGAGGGCTGAAAAACGCGTTCCTCTTTCAAAACCGCTTCTATTTTTTCCATATTCGACTCTCCCGCATTCAACAAGCACCCGTTCTTTTGCAAGTGAGCATAGGCGGCCTGGATAGCAACGTCAAGAAAAAGTCGGCTTTGTCGAATGTAAGAAATAAGGCATTACTTGACAGTCTGTTGTAACATCGCCATCATATCGCCAGAACATCTGTTGCACCACCAACCGGATTGCTATGGCCCAAAGCCGTAAACTCACCACCGTTCAGGCCGCCTTGCGGGTTCTGGCTTACCTGGCCGAGCACCCAGAGGGGGTGGAGGCCGCCAGACTGGCCGCTTTCCTGGGCAAAAGTCTTTCCACCGCCTATGCCTTGCTGGCCAGCCTGGTCTCGGAAGGTTTTGCCGAACGGGAGGGCAGCACCTACCGGCTATCCAGGACAGCCCTGGCGCCCGCCCCGACCCGCCTGGCCGAGCCAGAGAAGCTGAGCGATGCGCTGGAAGAGCTGTACCTGCGTACCCGTGAACGCTCCTACCTGGCCTTGCTCAACCACGAAGGCAGGCTGCGCCTGTCTACCAGGGGACGGCAGGGTTTGCCCAAGCTGGCCGGGCTGGAAGAGCAGGTATTCGAGGGTTTTCATGCCCTGGCCCTGGGCAAAGCCGTCTTGGCGTTTCTAGATGCCGAGGCCCAAGCACCCCACCTGCAAAACCTCCGGGCCTTTACCCACCTCACCATTACCGACCCCCTGACCCTCGAGGAAGAGCTGACCAAGGTACGCCAGATGGGGTTTGCGGTAGAACTCGAGGAACATGCCGATGGCATCTCCGGGGTGGCTGCACCCATCTTTGGCCCGGATGGGGTGGTGATGGGCGCTTTGGGGGTGGTGGTGCCCTCGAGGCGGTTTCCCTACGCTTTTACCCGACTGGTACAGGCCGTGCAGGAGGTGGCCCGGGCGGCCTCGAGCCGTTCGCGGGTAGAACCACCCCAGGGTGAAGCCAAGCCCCTCCCACCCAGCGAGCCGGTTTACCTGGGTTCGGCTAGCGAAGAGACCCCGGTCTGGGCCCCCAAGGCTTTAGTAGAACAGGCCAACCTCCAGGATTACCCATCGGAGCACCGCAAAAGCCTGGAACACCCCGAGGCCTTTTGGGGGGCCTGGGCCGGGCGGTTTCACTGGTTCACCCCCTGGAGACAGGTACAGGAAATTAGCGCCCCCAACCACCGCTGGTTTGTGGGAGCCACTACCAACATCACCTACAACGCCCTGGATCGACATGCCGAGGGCCCCCGCCGCAACCAGCTGGCCCTGATTGCCTTAGCAGGCGATGGCAACGTTCACAAACTGACCTACCGCGAACTGCGCGACCTGACCGCCCGCCTGGCCGGGGGGCTCTTGTCGCTGGGCATCAAGCCGGGCGACCGCGTGGCGGTCTATATGCCCACCAGCCTCGAGATGGCCCTGACTTTTCTGGCCTGTGCGCGCATTGGGGCGGTGCACGTGGCGGTTCCTGCGGGGTTGGGGAGTCAGGCTCTACGCGAACGCTTACAGGACACTGGGGCCCGTTTGCTGGTAGCCGCCGACCGCATGTACCAGGGTGGGCGCACCCTTCACTTCACACACCTGATCGAAGAGGCCACCCAGGGCCTGGACATACCGGTGCTGTGGTTTAGCCGGGGGGGTGCTCGCAGGTCGCTGGAGTTTTGGGATTTGCTCGAGGCCCACCGCCCCACCACCAGGGCCCTACCAGTGGACAGCGAACACCCCCTGTTCATCCTGTACACCTCGGGCTCCACCGGCAAGCCCAAGGGGGTGGTGCACGTGCACGGGGGCTATATGGTGGGTATCACCTACCACCTGCGCACCCTGTTTGACCTGAAGGAAGGCGAAATCTCCTGGGCCACCGCCGACCTGTCCTGGATAGTGGGGCATAGCTACGGCCTGTACGCCCCATTGCTCGAGGGCCTGACCACCGTACTGCGGGCCGAACGGCTCGACTACCCAGACCCCAACAGCTTCTACGAGACCCTGGAGGACTGCGGGGTCAACGTCCTGATCATCAGCCCCACCTGGCTGCGCACCCTGCGCAAACACGGCGACGAGTTTGCCCAGAAGGCCCACCTGTCCGACCTGCGGCTGGTGGCCAGCGTGGGCGAGTACCTGGCCCCCGAGGTCTGGCACTGGGCCGCCAAACACCTGGCCCACGTGGTAGATCATTGGTGGCAGACCGAGACCGGCGGGCCCTGCCTCTCCACGCCCCTCTGTATGCCTGCCAAGCCCGGCAAGGTGGGTTTTCCGCTGCCTGGGGTCGAGGTACAGGTGGTGGATGCAGCGGGGCGCGAACTTCCCCCGGGTCAGAAGGGCCATCTGGTCATCCGTCAGCCATTTCCCCACTTTATGCGCACCTTCTGGAACAACGACGAGCGCTACGTCGAACAGTGGAGCCGCATCCCAGGCTGCTACAGCACCGGCGATATTGCTGTGCGCGACAGCGAGGGCTACATAGCAATCCTGGGCCGCTCGGATGACGTGATTAAGGCTGGGGAAATGCGCATCGGCACGGCCGAAATCGAGGGGGCCATGCTTTCGCACCCCTCGGTGGCCGAGGTTGCAGCGGTCGGGCTTGCCAACCCCGAGGTAGGCGAGGTGATCAAGGTGTATGTGGTGCTCAAAACCCGCGAGGCGAGCCTCGAGGTACGCACCATCCTGGCCGACAAGCTCCAAGCCCACCTGCGCCGACAGCTTGGCAGCATCCACCTCCCCACCGAGGTTGAAATTATCGATCAGTTGCCCCGAACCAAGAGCGGCAAAATCCTGCGCCGCCTGCTCAAAGCCCAGGAACTCGGCGACGATCCAGGCGACCTCTCCACGCTGGAACCATGAAGGCTATCCGAGCGCTTACCAAGCCGTCGTCCTTTTGCCGCCGGTGCAGTTCAGGCGGCCCATTCCGGGAACTTGCTGCCCCTGAACTAATACCGGATTCAAAAAGACAGTTCAAAAAACAAAAACCCATAGGTTGTCTTTTTGAATCCTAGAGCACTCCCTTCGGTCGGGTTAGTTCGTCACCCTTCGGTGACGAACTAACCGAATCTGGTATAAAACGGCATTTGTCTCTCAGTCTCTCTGCAAAAATACACCCTCAGGAGGCCCCATGGAACTCGAGCAACTGCTAAAATCCAAGGTCAGTTACCAAGCCCCCGCCGCCTTACGCCAAAATGCCAACATCCCGGACTTCTGGGCCGAATATAACCGCAGCCTGCAAGACCCCGAAGCGTTTTGGGGTGAGCAAGCCCGGCAGTTTAACTGGTTCGAGCCTTTTGAGCGGGTGCTCGAGTGGAACTTCCCCGACCACAGGTGGTTTTTGGGTGGGCAGACCAACATCACCTACAACGCCCTGGACCGCCATGCCAAAGGCGCCAAGCGCAACCAGGTAGCCCTTTTGTACCTGGGCGAGGACGGCAGCGAGCAAAAGCTTACCTATGGTGAGCTTCTGGATCGGGTTTCGCGCCTGGCCACCGGGCTAAAAAGCCTGGGGGTGCAGAAGGGCGACCGGGTCATTATCTACATGCCGCTCACCCTGGAAGGTGTGATGGCCATGCTGGCTTGCGCCCGCATCGGGGCCGTTCACTCGGTGGTGTATGCGGGCCTGGGGGTTTCGGCCCTACGCGAACGCATTATGGACGCAGGGGCCAAGCTCGTCATCGCAGGGGATGTCTCCTACCGGCGGGGCAAGCCGGTGGATCTGGAATCCATCGTGCTCCAGGCCATCGAAGACCTGGACGTGCACACGGTCTGGTTCAGCCGCAGCAAAGCAGTTCCAGAGGGGCCGCGCTTCCACGATTTCAACCTGCTGCTCTGGTCGCACAAGCCCGAAGCCGAGGCCATTCCCCTGGATAGCGAACACCCCTTATTCATCCTTTATACCTCGGGCTCCACCGGCAAACCCAAGGGGGTGGTGCACGTACACGGGGGCTACATGGTGGGCACCGCTTACCACCTGCGCTCATTCTTCGACGTGAAGGACACCGATGTCTACTGGGCCACCTCGGACATCGGCTGGATTGTGGGGCACAGCTATATTGTGTACGCACCGTTGCTGATGGGCATTACCAGCGTCCTGCGCGAGGGCGCGCCCGACTACCCCAACCCGGCAGCCCTCTGGCAGGCTGTGGAGCGGTATCGGGTGAATGTGATGTTCACCGCCCCCACCGCCGTGCGCATGTTCATGAAGTTTGGGCCCGAGTGGCCCGCTCGGCACGACCTCTCTTCGCTGCGGTTCATTGGCGTGGCCGGCGAACCGCTTAACCCCGAGGCCTGGCAGTGGGCGGTTGAACACCTGATGGATGGCGGCCAGCGCGGTTTTGTGGCCGACAACTGGTGGCAAACCGAGCTGGGCGGCCCCACCCTGGGTACCCCCCTGACACTGGAGGGCAAGCCCGGTTTTGTGGGGGTGCCTCTTCCGGGCGTGGAAGCAGCGGTGGTGGATGCGGATGGCAACGAGGTAGCGCCCGGAACAGGGGGTTTGCTGGCCCTGAGGCGCCCGTTCCCCCACATGATGCGCACCGTTTGGGGCAACCACACCCGCTATACCCAGTACTGGACGGAAATCCCCGGGAACTTCTACGCCGCCGGCGACGTGGCCAGCAAAACCGCCGAGGGCTACTTCACTGTGCTGGGCCGCGCCGACGACGTGCTCAACGTGGCCGGGCACCGCATCGGCACGGCAGACGTGGAGAGCGCCCTGGTCTCGCACCCCGCTGTAGCCGAGGCCGCCGTGATTGGGGTGCCCGACCCCATCAAAGGTGAAAACATCAAAGCTTTTGTGGTACTGCGAATGGGGCACGAAAAAACCCAAGCGCTCAAGACCGAGATTGTGCAGCACGTGAGGCTCGAGCTCGGCCCCATCGCCACCCCCGGCGAGCTGGTGTTCCTGGACAAGCTCCCCAAAACCCGCAGCGGCAAAATTCTTCGACGCTTGCTCAAAGCCCAGGAGATGGGGCGCGATCCCGGCGATCTAAGCACGTTGGAAGAGTAGCTTTTCATAAGCCCAAGTTATGAGCTGATAAGGGATTCCCCTGTATCCGTTGCACAAAAGGCCTTGAAGGCTACCTCGAGACATGCAGGGGTGTTCTGCTTAGATTCAGCGCTCAAACCGCATTGCATGGACAAATCCTGCGCTGCGCTTTTCCTCCAGCGAAGCTACGTTCGACTCGAGCGTGGCTCTCATTAATCAAATAAAAGCGACGACTTTCGCACATATACAAAAACATCAAATAACTTGCCAGACTACTATCTCGGTGTTAGATTCATGGCGCAAGTCTGAAAAGCGCTAAAGCGACCACCCCAATGGCTCTGGTGGCCGGACTTGTGTTACATGGAGGTTAGGCATGGATAAAGCTAAGGCCGATGCGTACTGGAAGGCCAACATCAGCCTGATCCGTAACCTGCTTATCGTATGGGCAGTGGTTTCTTACGGTTTTGGCATTTTGTTGGTTCAGCCCCTCAACAATATAAAGCTCGGGGCCGTTCCGCTGGGCTTCTGGTTTGCCCACCAGGGTTCCATCATCATCTTCGTCATCTTGATCTTCATCTACGTTTCGCAGATGAACAAGATTGACCAGCAGTTCGACGTATACGAATAGGGGTGCTGCTCATGAGCGTAGAACTCTGGACCTGGATCATTGTGCTCCTGACCTTTGGCTTGTACGTGGGAATTGGAATCTGGGCGCGGGTGCGCGAAACCGAGGGCTTTTATGTAGCCGGACGCGGCGTCCCCCCCATTGCCAACGGCATGGCCACCGCCGCCGACTGGATGAGCGCGGCTAGCTTCATCTCGATGGCGGGCCTGATCTCCACCCTGGGCTACGACGGCACCATCTACCTGATGGGCTGGACTGGCGGCTACGTGCTGCTGGCCTTGCTGCTAGCCCCCTACCTGCGCAAGTTTGGTAAGTTTACCGTGCCCGACTTCGTAGGCGACCGCTACTACTCCCAGACCGCCCGTGTGGTGGCGGTGGTGGCGGCCGTCTTTGTGTCGTTTACCTACGTCATCCCGCAACTGGTAGGGGTAGGTACGGTTTTTGCCCGCTATCTGGGAGTTCCCAGCATTACGGGGTTGTGGATTGGGGTGGCTGTCACAGCACTTTTTGCAGTGCTGGGCGGCATGAAGGGCATTACCTGGACCCAAGTAGCCCAGTACACCGTTTTGATTATTGCCTATCTGATTCCCGGTTTTGCTATTGCCAGCATTCTTACCGGCAACCCCATCCCCCAACTGGCCCTCACCTTTAGTGACATCACCACCCGCCTCAACCAGTTGCAGGTGGACTTGGGTTTTACCCAGTATACCCAGCCGTTCCAGCGCTTCGACATGCTCAATATATTGCTCATCACAGCATGTTTGATGTTCGGCACGGCGGGTCTGCCCCACGTGATTATCCGCTTCTACACCGTACCTACCGTGAAGGACGCCCGGGCCTCCGCTGGCTGGGCTCTGCTGTTTATCGCCCTGCTTTACACCACCGCCCCGGCCATCTCGGTGTTTGCGCGCTATAACCTGATCAACACCCTCAATGGCAAATCCATTGAAGAAGTGCGGCAAATCGACTGGGTGGCCAAGTGGGAGAAAACCGGCCTGCTGCGCTTCGTAGACAAGGACAACAACGGCATCATCACCATCGCCAAGGGCAACGCCTTCAAGTTCATTCCGGGCACGACCCGCCCCGACGTGAATAACCCCGATACCTCCAGCGCCAACGAGGTCTTTATCAACAACGACATCATCGTGCTGTCTACCCCCGAAGTGGCCAAACTAGCTCCGCTAATCATTGCTCTGGTGGCGGCTGGAGGTCTGGCGGCAGCGCTTTCCACAGCCTCGGGGCTTTTGATTGTTATTTCCTCGGCGCTCTCGCACGACCTGTACTACCGCATCATCAATCCGCGGGCCACCGAGGGCCAGCGCTTGTTGATTGCCCGCATCGGAATTCTGCTGGCCGTGTTAATTGCCGGTTACTTCGGGCAGAACCCACCAGGCTTTATTGCCCAGTTGGTGGCCTTTGCCTTTGGGCTTGCGGCCAGCAGCTTCTTCCCCGCCATACTCCTGGGCATCTTCGATAAACGCACCACCCGCGAGGGGGCCATTGCCGGGATGATAGTGGGGCTGGTCTTTACCGCCAGCTACATCATCGGCACCAGCTACTTTGGCATGCCCCGCTGGTTCCTGGGCGTGAGCCCGGAGGGTATCGGCACGGTGGGCATGGTGCTAAACCTTGTCATCACCTACTTTGTCTCCCGCATGACCCCCGAACCTCCCAAAGATGTGCAGGAGCTGGTGGAGTCGGTGCGGATTCCACGCGGCGCCAAAGACGCCCATTATCACTAGCTAACCGCCGGGGTGGGCAGACGCCCACCCCAGTTTTTTGGGTAATATCACGCTATGGCTGGCAACATGGAATCTGCAAAAAAGAGTCCTGTTTACGTGCCCCCCGACCTGACCCTGCGTTTGCTGAGGCTTTTGCTGGGGATTTCGGGGTTTTTGTTTTTGTTTTATACCGTGGGCCACTACCTGACCGGCTGGCCCTTCCCCACCCCCGTTGACCTGCTGCGTATCGCCTCGGCGGTGGTGCTGGGCGGCTTGCTGGGGCTGGTTTTTTCCCGTTTTTGGCCACTGCCCCCCAAACCTGGCCTGGAGCGCATTTTCCGCATCTTCTTTCTTTTGCTGCCCGCCCTGCTGTTTGGCTATGCCTTGCAGGTGTTTTTGGGGGCCAATCAGGCCCTGAGCATCATCCTGCCCCTTTCGGCCTGGCTCGGCTCGGGGTTGATTATTCGTCTACCGGAAGAGGGGCAAAAGGCTCCAGAAAAGTCGGCAAAATAGGGCTGTGAACCCGATTGAGTTTGTTCGTGAGCAAGCGCCGTTTCACCTGCTGCCAGATGAGGCCCTGCATCAGGTAGAACGCGGCCTGGAAATTACTTTTTACCCCAGGGGAAGCAAGGTTTTAGAGCGCAACGGCCCCAAGAGCGAGCATTTGTATATGATTCGCAAGGGGGAGGCACGCCTCGAGCGCGACGGGCAGACTGTGCTGCACCTTGAAGAAGGGGAGGTATTCGGCTACCCTTCCCTCCTTTCGCAGGACACCCCCGCTTTTGACGTGGTGGCCGAAGAAGACCTGCTGGTGTACCGCTGGCCCTGGGCCGTATTCCAAAAGCTGCTGGGGTACCCCGCTTTTGCCGAGATGTTTACCCGGGGGCTGGCCGAACGCCTGCGGCTTTCCACACGGGCCGAGGGGTTGGGCCTGGTCAATGTCGATATGGCCCTGCCGGTTGGGAAGCTAGTCACCCGGCCCCCGGTGTTTGTGCCCCGCTCCTTTACGGTGGGCGAAGCAGCCCAGGTCATGCGCAGCCACCAGATCAGCTCGGTACTGGTCGAGGGCGAGCCGGTGGGCATCCTGACCGACCGCGACTTGCGCAACCGGGTACTCGCTGCCGGTAAGGGGCCCGACACACCCCTGCAAGAGGTGATGAGTGCCCCGGCCAAAACCCTGCCCGCCAGCACCCCGCTGTTCGAGGCCCTTTCGTTCATGGTGCGTCAGGGCATTCATCACCTGCCCCTGGAGCAAGACGGGCAGATTATCGGTCTGATTACCGACACTGTCTTCATGCGCCAGCAGACCAAAAGCCCGCTCTACCTGCTGCGGCGGCTCGAGCGCACCCGCAACCCAGGCGACCTGGCAGGCTACGGCCAGGAGCTCTCGGGTGTGGCCGAATCGCTCTTGCTGGGCGGGCTGGGCGCCAGCGAAATTGGCCGCAGTGTAAGCGCCCTCAACGACCAGCTTGTTCGCATTCTGCTTGAGCTGGCCGAGGAACGGCTGGGGCCGCCCCCCACCCCCTACGCCTGGATCGTCTTTGGTTCCGAAGGGCGCATGGAGCAAGCCCTCCTCACCGACCAGGACAACGCCCTGGTCTACCAGCAGGACACCCCCGAGGCGGCGGCCTATTTTGAGCAACTGGCAGACTTTGTGGTGAATGGCCTGATTCAAGCCGGCTTTCCCCCCTGCCCTGGGGGTTATATGGCCACCCGGTGGCGCAAACCGCTATCCGAGTGGGAGCAGCTCTTCCGGCACTGGCTCGAGGCCCCCAAACCGCAAGAGTTGCTGGAAGCGCAGATATTCTTCGATTTCCGAGCCGTACACGGTGAACTTTCGCTCGAGCCCCTCGAGCGTATTCTGGCCCAGGGGGCCGAAAAGAGCATCTTCCTGGCCCAGCTGGCCAGGGCCTCGCTGCAGTTCCGCCCGCCCATTGGATTCTTCCGCCAGATCAAGGAGGAAGACGGCGGGGTCGACCTCAAAAAGGGCGGCATCGCCCCCATCGTGAGCCTGGCCCGGGTCTATGCCCTGGAGGCCCGCAGCCTGGCCAAAGGCACCGTGGAGCGTTTACAGGCCGCGGCTCGAGAGAACAAACTCAGCCCAGAAGGTGCCGAGACCCTTATAGAGGCTTTTGGATTCCTGATGCGACTGCGCCTGCGCGAGCAGCTGGTGGCGCTGCGCCGCGGCGAGACACCCAGCAACAAGGTGCCCCTGGAAAGTCTCTCGCCCCTCGAGCGCCGCCACCTCAAAGAAGCCTTCTCGCAGGTGCGCGAGGTGCAGGAGGCCATGAGCCACCGCTTCCACACCGACCGGCTGGGTTAATCACATCCAGCTCCAGTCGCGATAAC includes the following:
- the acs gene encoding acetate--CoA ligase — encoded protein: MEKIEAVLKEERVFQPSEAFRQSARLRRLEDYEALYRESLEQPEQFWSRVASELHWFKPWDKVLEWNPPNAKWFIGGQLNLSYNCLDRHLATRGNKAAIIFEGEPGDARTLTYQQLHREVSKFANVLKGLGVKKGDRVTIYLPMIAEAAIAMLACARIGAVHSVVFGGFSASALADRINDAQAKVLITADGGWRRGSVVPLKANSDEALADAKSIENVVVVKRCGNEVHMEPGRDHWYHELMVNASPDCPPEPMDAEDPLFILYTSGSTGKPKGVLHTTGGYSVYTYLTAQYIFDLKDTDTYFCTADVGWITGHSYVVYGLLQNGATTLMYEGAPNAPDEGRIWNIIEKYSVSILYTAPTAIRAFMKWGEQWPRKYNLDSLRLLGSVGEPINPEAWLWYYKVVGKERCPIVDTWWQTETGGIMITTLPGVHPMKPGHAGKPFFGVLPEVVDTSGQPVNNPDEGGHLIIQKPWPSMLRTVWGDPERFERQYFAQYPGNYFTGDGARRDADGYYLILGRVDDVLNVSGHRLGTMEVESALVSHPAVAEAAVVGRPDPIKGEGIVAFVTLKTGQTPSAELASELKAHVVKAIGAIARPDEIRLTDALPKTRSGKIMRRLLRQVASGEEIKGDTSTLEDRAVVERLKATPAQ
- a CDS encoding AMP-binding protein — its product is MAQSRKLTTVQAALRVLAYLAEHPEGVEAARLAAFLGKSLSTAYALLASLVSEGFAEREGSTYRLSRTALAPAPTRLAEPEKLSDALEELYLRTRERSYLALLNHEGRLRLSTRGRQGLPKLAGLEEQVFEGFHALALGKAVLAFLDAEAQAPHLQNLRAFTHLTITDPLTLEEELTKVRQMGFAVELEEHADGISGVAAPIFGPDGVVMGALGVVVPSRRFPYAFTRLVQAVQEVARAASSRSRVEPPQGEAKPLPPSEPVYLGSASEETPVWAPKALVEQANLQDYPSEHRKSLEHPEAFWGAWAGRFHWFTPWRQVQEISAPNHRWFVGATTNITYNALDRHAEGPRRNQLALIALAGDGNVHKLTYRELRDLTARLAGGLLSLGIKPGDRVAVYMPTSLEMALTFLACARIGAVHVAVPAGLGSQALRERLQDTGARLLVAADRMYQGGRTLHFTHLIEEATQGLDIPVLWFSRGGARRSLEFWDLLEAHRPTTRALPVDSEHPLFILYTSGSTGKPKGVVHVHGGYMVGITYHLRTLFDLKEGEISWATADLSWIVGHSYGLYAPLLEGLTTVLRAERLDYPDPNSFYETLEDCGVNVLIISPTWLRTLRKHGDEFAQKAHLSDLRLVASVGEYLAPEVWHWAAKHLAHVVDHWWQTETGGPCLSTPLCMPAKPGKVGFPLPGVEVQVVDAAGRELPPGQKGHLVIRQPFPHFMRTFWNNDERYVEQWSRIPGCYSTGDIAVRDSEGYIAILGRSDDVIKAGEMRIGTAEIEGAMLSHPSVAEVAAVGLANPEVGEVIKVYVVLKTREASLEVRTILADKLQAHLRRQLGSIHLPTEVEIIDQLPRTKSGKILRRLLKAQELGDDPGDLSTLEP
- the acs gene encoding acetate--CoA ligase, whose translation is MELEQLLKSKVSYQAPAALRQNANIPDFWAEYNRSLQDPEAFWGEQARQFNWFEPFERVLEWNFPDHRWFLGGQTNITYNALDRHAKGAKRNQVALLYLGEDGSEQKLTYGELLDRVSRLATGLKSLGVQKGDRVIIYMPLTLEGVMAMLACARIGAVHSVVYAGLGVSALRERIMDAGAKLVIAGDVSYRRGKPVDLESIVLQAIEDLDVHTVWFSRSKAVPEGPRFHDFNLLLWSHKPEAEAIPLDSEHPLFILYTSGSTGKPKGVVHVHGGYMVGTAYHLRSFFDVKDTDVYWATSDIGWIVGHSYIVYAPLLMGITSVLREGAPDYPNPAALWQAVERYRVNVMFTAPTAVRMFMKFGPEWPARHDLSSLRFIGVAGEPLNPEAWQWAVEHLMDGGQRGFVADNWWQTELGGPTLGTPLTLEGKPGFVGVPLPGVEAAVVDADGNEVAPGTGGLLALRRPFPHMMRTVWGNHTRYTQYWTEIPGNFYAAGDVASKTAEGYFTVLGRADDVLNVAGHRIGTADVESALVSHPAVAEAAVIGVPDPIKGENIKAFVVLRMGHEKTQALKTEIVQHVRLELGPIATPGELVFLDKLPKTRSGKILRRLLKAQEMGRDPGDLSTLEE
- a CDS encoding DUF4212 domain-containing protein, with protein sequence MDKAKADAYWKANISLIRNLLIVWAVVSYGFGILLVQPLNNIKLGAVPLGFWFAHQGSIIIFVILIFIYVSQMNKIDQQFDVYE
- a CDS encoding sodium:solute symporter family protein encodes the protein MSVELWTWIIVLLTFGLYVGIGIWARVRETEGFYVAGRGVPPIANGMATAADWMSAASFISMAGLISTLGYDGTIYLMGWTGGYVLLALLLAPYLRKFGKFTVPDFVGDRYYSQTARVVAVVAAVFVSFTYVIPQLVGVGTVFARYLGVPSITGLWIGVAVTALFAVLGGMKGITWTQVAQYTVLIIAYLIPGFAIASILTGNPIPQLALTFSDITTRLNQLQVDLGFTQYTQPFQRFDMLNILLITACLMFGTAGLPHVIIRFYTVPTVKDARASAGWALLFIALLYTTAPAISVFARYNLINTLNGKSIEEVRQIDWVAKWEKTGLLRFVDKDNNGIITIAKGNAFKFIPGTTRPDVNNPDTSSANEVFINNDIIVLSTPEVAKLAPLIIALVAAGGLAAALSTASGLLIVISSALSHDLYYRIINPRATEGQRLLIARIGILLAVLIAGYFGQNPPGFIAQLVAFAFGLAASSFFPAILLGIFDKRTTREGAIAGMIVGLVFTASYIIGTSYFGMPRWFLGVSPEGIGTVGMVLNLVITYFVSRMTPEPPKDVQELVESVRIPRGAKDAHYH
- a CDS encoding putative nucleotidyltransferase substrate binding domain-containing protein, with product MNPIEFVREQAPFHLLPDEALHQVERGLEITFYPRGSKVLERNGPKSEHLYMIRKGEARLERDGQTVLHLEEGEVFGYPSLLSQDTPAFDVVAEEDLLVYRWPWAVFQKLLGYPAFAEMFTRGLAERLRLSTRAEGLGLVNVDMALPVGKLVTRPPVFVPRSFTVGEAAQVMRSHQISSVLVEGEPVGILTDRDLRNRVLAAGKGPDTPLQEVMSAPAKTLPASTPLFEALSFMVRQGIHHLPLEQDGQIIGLITDTVFMRQQTKSPLYLLRRLERTRNPGDLAGYGQELSGVAESLLLGGLGASEIGRSVSALNDQLVRILLELAEERLGPPPTPYAWIVFGSEGRMEQALLTDQDNALVYQQDTPEAAAYFEQLADFVVNGLIQAGFPPCPGGYMATRWRKPLSEWEQLFRHWLEAPKPQELLEAQIFFDFRAVHGELSLEPLERILAQGAEKSIFLAQLARASLQFRPPIGFFRQIKEEDGGVDLKKGGIAPIVSLARVYALEARSLAKGTVERLQAAARENKLSPEGAETLIEAFGFLMRLRLREQLVALRRGETPSNKVPLESLSPLERRHLKEAFSQVREVQEAMSHRFHTDRLG